In Molothrus ater isolate BHLD 08-10-18 breed brown headed cowbird chromosome 11, BPBGC_Mater_1.1, whole genome shotgun sequence, a genomic segment contains:
- the BHLHE40 gene encoding class E basic helix-loop-helix protein 40, whose translation MERIPSAQPPPGCLGKLPALESGDLPGLDFAHMYQVYKPRRGLKRSEDNKETYKLPHRLIEKKRRDRINECIAQLKDLLPEHLKLTTLGHLEKAVVLELTLKHVKALTNLIEQQQQKIIALQNGLQAGDLSSRNLDSSQEMFRSGFQMCAKEMLQYLAKHENGKELKSSQLVSHLHRMASEVLQGGAARKAGDIPPKMLDLKEKPAPLGAAGEGHGKNCVPVIQRTFAHSSGEQSGSDTDTDSGYGGELDKSDSKSEQPYFKKDTDLKYAVQERISSIKQETEDPPAKRSRLESPQDEGPFGSDMMGSASGFLGPHAHQPPLCLPFYLIPPSATAYLPMLEKCWYPASVPVLYPSLPASAAALTGFMNPDKISPPLLMPQRLPSPVPAHSPIDSSALLQALKQIPPLNLETKD comes from the exons ATGGAGCGCATCCCCAGCGCGCAGCCCCCGCCCGGCTGCCTGGGCAAGCTGCCCGCCCTGGAGAGCGGAGACCTGCCCGG GCTGGACTTCGCGCACATGTACCAGGTGTACAAGCCCCGGAGGGGCTTAAAGAGGAGCGAGGACAACAAG gAGACCTACAAGCTGCCGCACCGGCTGATCGAGAAGAAGAGGCGCGACAGGATCAACGAGTGCATCGCGCAGCTGAAGGACCTGCTGCCCGAGCACCTCAAGCTGACG acTCTAGgtcacctggagaaggctgtGGTTCTGGAGCTCACCTTGAAGCACGTGAAGGCACTGACCAATCTCAtcgagcagcagcagcagaagatcATTGCTTTGCAGAACGGTTTGCAGGCGG GTGACCTGTCATCGAGAAACCTCGATTCCAGCCAGGAAATGTTTCGATCCGGTTTCCAGATGTGTGCCAAGGAAATGCTGCAATACCTGGCAAAGCATGAGAACGGCAAGGAGCTGAAGTCGTCGCAGCTGGTCAGCCACCTGCACCGGATGGCCAGCGAGGTGCTGCAGGGCGGGGCGGCCCGCAAGGCCGGGGACATCCCTCCCAAAATGCTGGACCTGAAGGAGAAGCCGGCGCCGCTGGGCGCGGCGGGCGAGGGCCACGGGAAGAACTGCGTGCCCGTGATCCAGCGGACATTCGCTCACTCCAGCGGGGAGCAGAGCGGCAGCGACACGGACACGGACAGCGGGTACGGGGGAGAGCTGGACAAAAGCGACTCCAAATCGGAACAGCCCTATTTCAAAAAGGATACCGACCTCAAGTACGCTGTCCAGGAGAGAATAAGCTCTATTAAGCAAGAGACTGAGGACCCGCCGGCCAAAAGGAGCAGGCTGGAGTCGCCGCAGGACGAGGGCCCTTTTGGCAGTGACATGATGGGCTCTGCCAGCGGCTTCCTGGGCCCCCACGCTCACCAGCCTCCCCTGTGCCTGCCTTTCTACCTGATCCCGCCGTCCGCCACCGCCTACCTGCCCATGCTGGAGAAGTGCTGGTACCCGGCCTCGGTTCCCGTGCTGTACCCCAGCCTGCCGGCCTCTGCCGCGGCACTGACGGGCTTCATGAACCCCGACAAAATCTCCCCCCCTCTGCTGATGCCCCAGAGACTCCCTTCTCCTGTACCGGCCCATTCCCCCATCGACTCCTCGGCTCTGCTTCAAGCTTTGAAACAGATTCCTCCTTTGAACTTGGAAACCAAAGACTGA